In the Paramisgurnus dabryanus chromosome 5, PD_genome_1.1, whole genome shotgun sequence genome, one interval contains:
- the zbed4l2 gene encoding E3 SUMO-protein ligase ZBED1 isoform X1, which produces MDNMKKEEEETCVKVQARHCSVAWKYFIKNDGKGTVFCKLCKTTFKFSSNTANMIKHLRVRHRLNIPAVASGGERLCAEEPAHSSNEMNHQHPKCPGNLGPPNLRRRMERFLPFSDRRTSKVWNHYTQLSLYRVECNHCKRQLSFHNSTTSMREHLGRKHSIWDGAVPPHNTADVSAPEPLHPHISQSGLHGSRPVACSIAGNALNATFQPMLPITVKEEQQEISLPEMAETKPACAVGGSASTSIALPHQDTDMNCLMYNFPSGEMNSTSGTSGNRSSTRACSNKRAEVLTDLILVMVFRDLQPLSVVEDKGFRLLLSCLEPNYPVPSPSLLGSLLWHRYHNLKQFLQQQLQNSLAPHCLTLCVEHWRSIEGCGVGGDGRLYVTVSAHFVDSQWHLARCVLETLPIPGVKENKMSQRGHARFADTLKAVLSNFQLPENFVFCVVHDTPCGTESSGIEKNTAIDSEYQQEFAGPSHPPPSNLPKGWAPLLCAGQALKLCVQEGLCVETVRQTLSDARAIVLHFQHDANAATALSQKAEAVNKESTCLVLNDPGRWTTAIEMCEGLLELKWVISSVLEEQKVASNLADHQWRLIHELVPVLKTVRIAASFLSEDINGPISALMPCLQGVSRLLGQKIAECSCPVVRGVMERIRAGMDKCWSLSDEDALLDSPAVLSSFLDPRFKELRFLSPHARSKLHDKVKELLSVQAYSSEERIQSVEMEEPVDEQDEPAVFGLDDPLPMPPIASLDSPESCGSADEGDGFELQPSEPSVAISSPEHANDCALEVDSPFKAISESKIPSSGTRARSPLRGDSQLNSRVRMSPLPQSMYDILLGEDPTERMPEIHQQLENYIAEPLCRRSLSPLHWWRNKEHRFPAVARLARKYLSIPATAVSADQAFAAKESPVTQRRATLGSKHLDHILFLHQNTDYADLLKVGPSRRETDQRNSVSVNQSRDSLYQTLVSYESKVRVPEDS; this is translated from the exons ATGGACAACATGAAGAAAGAGGAGGAAGAAACGTGCGTGAAAGTCCAGGCCCGACATTGCTCGGTGGCCTGGAAGTACTTTATCAAAAATGACGGCAAAGGCACCGTGTTTTGCAAACTGTGTAAGACGACTTTTAAGTTCTCCTCAAATACAGCCAACATGATCAAACACCTGAGAGTGAGACATCGACTCAACATCCCTGCTGTCGCCAGCGGTGGAGAGAGACTGTGTGCGGAAGAACCAGCGCACAGCAGCAATG aAATGAATCACCAACATCCAAAGTGTCCTGGAAATCTTGGCCCACCAAACCTTAGAAGGAGAATGGAGCGTTTTCTGCCCTTTTCCGATCGGCGGACATCAAAAGTGTGGAACCACTACACTCAACTGAGCCTGTATCGCGTCGAGTGCAACCATTGTAAGAGGCAGCTTTCCTTTCACAACAGCACCACTTCCATGAGAGAACACCTAGGACGAAAACACAGCATTTGGGATGGAGCGGTTCCACCTCACAACACCGCAGACGTCTCCGCCCCTGAACCGTTACATCCTCACATAAGTCAGAGCGGTTTACATGGTAGCAGACCGGTTGCATGTAGCATTGCGGGCAATGCGTTGAATGCTACATTTCAGCCAATGTTACCCATCACCGTAAAAGAGGAGCAGCAAGAGATTTCGCTACCCGAGATGGCTGAAACCAAACCCGCTTGTGCAGTTGGAGGCAGTGCTTCTACGTCTATCGCCCTTCCCCACCAAGATACAGATATGAACTGCCTAATGTATAATTTTCCTTCTGGGGAGATGAACAGCACTAGTGGAACCAGTGGTAACCGCAGTAGCACGAGAGCATGCAGTAACAAGCGAGCGGAGGTGTTAACCGATCTTATCTTGGTGATGGTATTCAGAGACCTTCAACCATTGTCTGTGGTGGAAGACAAGGGATTCAGACTCTTACTGAGTTGCTTAGAGCCCAACTATCCTGTGCCATCTCCTTCGCTGCTTGGCAGCCTACTTTGGCATCGCTACCATAATCTCAAACAGTTCCTCCAGCAGCAACTTCAAAACAGTTTAGCCCCTCACTGTCTCACCCTCTGCGTTGAGCATTGGCGTTCCATAGAAGGATGTGGGGTTGGAGGTGATGGTCGACTGTACGTTACGGTCAGTGCACATTTCGTAGACTCTCAATGGCACCTGGCACGCTGTGTGCTGGAGACCCTTCCGATACCAGGagtcaaagaaaacaaaatgtcTCAAAGAGGCCATGCAAGATTTGCAGATACCTTGAAGGCAGTACTGTCCAATTTCCAGCTTCCGGAGAATTTCGTCTTTTGCGTTGTGCACGACACCCCCTGTGGAACGGAATCCAGCGGGATCGAAAAGAACACAGCCATTGATTCTGAATATCAACAGGAATTTGCCGGACCCAGCCATCCGCCTCCCAGTAATCTCCCAAAGGGATGGGCGCCTCTACTTTGTGCAGGACAAGCCCTGAAACTCTGCGTCCAGGAAGGACTTTGCGTCGAAACCGTCAGACAGACTCTTTCGGATGCCCGTGCCATCGTCTTGCATTTTCAGCATGATGCGAATGCTGCCACGGCACTGAGCCAGAAAGCAGAGGCAGTTAACAAAGAATCCACGTGCCTGGTTTTGAACGACCCAGGCCGTTGGACCACTGCCATTGAGATGTGTGAGGGTCTACTTGAGCTCAAATGGGTAATAAGCTCAGTATTAGAAGAGCAAAAGGTAGCGTCAAACCTGGCAGATCACCAGTGGCGTCTTATACACGAACTGGTCCCGGTGCTTAAAACAGTTCGTATTGCAGCATCGTTTTTGAGTGAGGACATCAACGGCCCCATCTCGGCCCTGATGCCGTGTCTTCAAGGAGTATCCAGGCTTCTTGGACAGAAAATAGCAGAGTGCAGCTGTCCTGTAGTGAGAGGAGTTATGGAGAGAATTCGTGCTGGTATGGACAAATGTTGGAGTCTTAGCGATGAAGATGCTCTTTTGGACAGTCCAGCTGTACTCTCTTCGTTTCTGGACCCGCGCTTTAAAGAGTTGCGCTTTCTCAGCCCACACGCCCGCAGCAAGCTGCACGACAAGGTGAAAGAGCTCCTGTCTGTTCAAGCTTACTCAAGCGAAGAAAGGATCCAAAGTGTAGAAATGGAGGAACCTGTTGATGAACAAGATGAACCTGCAGTTTTTGGATTAGATGACCCCTTGCCGATGCCTCCGATAGCTTCTTTGGATTCTCCTGAATCGTGCGGCTCCGCAGATGAAGGTGACGGCTTTGAGCTGCAACCGAGCGAGCCCTCTGTTGCTATATCATCTCCCGAACACGCCAACGATTGCGCGCTTGAGGTCGACTCACCCTTCAAAGCCATCAGCGAAAGTAAAATACCTTCTAGTGGAACCAGGGCGAGATCTCCACTGCGAGGAGATTCGCAGCTTAATTCTCGCGTACGGATGAGTCCTCTACCGCAGAGCATGTATGATATTCTTCTGGGAGAGGACCCAACAGAACGAATGCCCGAGATTCACCAGCAGCTGGAAAATTACATAGCGGAGCCCCTCTGCAGACGCAGCCTCTCGCCTCTGCATTGGTGGCGCAACAAGGAACATCGCTTCCCCGCTGTGGCCAGACTGGCACGAAAATATCTGTCCATACCCGCAACTGCTGTTTCTGCCGATCAGGCCTTTGCCGCCAAGGAATCTCCGGTGACCCAAAGAAGGGCCACTTTGGGATCTAAACACCTTGACCATATTTTATTTCTCCATCAGAACACCGATTATGCAGATCTGTTAAAAGTTGGGCCATCCAGACGAGAAACTGACCAAAGGAACAGTGTCAGTGTAAATCAAAGCAGAGACAGTCTTTACCAGACTCTAGTGTCATATGAAAGTAAAGTTCGTGTGCCTGAGGACTCGTGA
- the zbed4l2 gene encoding E3 SUMO-protein ligase ZBED1 isoform X2 yields MNKRAFTGHTQEMNHQHPKCPGNLGPPNLRRRMERFLPFSDRRTSKVWNHYTQLSLYRVECNHCKRQLSFHNSTTSMREHLGRKHSIWDGAVPPHNTADVSAPEPLHPHISQSGLHGSRPVACSIAGNALNATFQPMLPITVKEEQQEISLPEMAETKPACAVGGSASTSIALPHQDTDMNCLMYNFPSGEMNSTSGTSGNRSSTRACSNKRAEVLTDLILVMVFRDLQPLSVVEDKGFRLLLSCLEPNYPVPSPSLLGSLLWHRYHNLKQFLQQQLQNSLAPHCLTLCVEHWRSIEGCGVGGDGRLYVTVSAHFVDSQWHLARCVLETLPIPGVKENKMSQRGHARFADTLKAVLSNFQLPENFVFCVVHDTPCGTESSGIEKNTAIDSEYQQEFAGPSHPPPSNLPKGWAPLLCAGQALKLCVQEGLCVETVRQTLSDARAIVLHFQHDANAATALSQKAEAVNKESTCLVLNDPGRWTTAIEMCEGLLELKWVISSVLEEQKVASNLADHQWRLIHELVPVLKTVRIAASFLSEDINGPISALMPCLQGVSRLLGQKIAECSCPVVRGVMERIRAGMDKCWSLSDEDALLDSPAVLSSFLDPRFKELRFLSPHARSKLHDKVKELLSVQAYSSEERIQSVEMEEPVDEQDEPAVFGLDDPLPMPPIASLDSPESCGSADEGDGFELQPSEPSVAISSPEHANDCALEVDSPFKAISESKIPSSGTRARSPLRGDSQLNSRVRMSPLPQSMYDILLGEDPTERMPEIHQQLENYIAEPLCRRSLSPLHWWRNKEHRFPAVARLARKYLSIPATAVSADQAFAAKESPVTQRRATLGSKHLDHILFLHQNTDYADLLKVGPSRRETDQRNSVSVNQSRDSLYQTLVSYESKVRVPEDS; encoded by the exons ATGAATAAGAGGGCTTTTACGGGTCACACACAAG aAATGAATCACCAACATCCAAAGTGTCCTGGAAATCTTGGCCCACCAAACCTTAGAAGGAGAATGGAGCGTTTTCTGCCCTTTTCCGATCGGCGGACATCAAAAGTGTGGAACCACTACACTCAACTGAGCCTGTATCGCGTCGAGTGCAACCATTGTAAGAGGCAGCTTTCCTTTCACAACAGCACCACTTCCATGAGAGAACACCTAGGACGAAAACACAGCATTTGGGATGGAGCGGTTCCACCTCACAACACCGCAGACGTCTCCGCCCCTGAACCGTTACATCCTCACATAAGTCAGAGCGGTTTACATGGTAGCAGACCGGTTGCATGTAGCATTGCGGGCAATGCGTTGAATGCTACATTTCAGCCAATGTTACCCATCACCGTAAAAGAGGAGCAGCAAGAGATTTCGCTACCCGAGATGGCTGAAACCAAACCCGCTTGTGCAGTTGGAGGCAGTGCTTCTACGTCTATCGCCCTTCCCCACCAAGATACAGATATGAACTGCCTAATGTATAATTTTCCTTCTGGGGAGATGAACAGCACTAGTGGAACCAGTGGTAACCGCAGTAGCACGAGAGCATGCAGTAACAAGCGAGCGGAGGTGTTAACCGATCTTATCTTGGTGATGGTATTCAGAGACCTTCAACCATTGTCTGTGGTGGAAGACAAGGGATTCAGACTCTTACTGAGTTGCTTAGAGCCCAACTATCCTGTGCCATCTCCTTCGCTGCTTGGCAGCCTACTTTGGCATCGCTACCATAATCTCAAACAGTTCCTCCAGCAGCAACTTCAAAACAGTTTAGCCCCTCACTGTCTCACCCTCTGCGTTGAGCATTGGCGTTCCATAGAAGGATGTGGGGTTGGAGGTGATGGTCGACTGTACGTTACGGTCAGTGCACATTTCGTAGACTCTCAATGGCACCTGGCACGCTGTGTGCTGGAGACCCTTCCGATACCAGGagtcaaagaaaacaaaatgtcTCAAAGAGGCCATGCAAGATTTGCAGATACCTTGAAGGCAGTACTGTCCAATTTCCAGCTTCCGGAGAATTTCGTCTTTTGCGTTGTGCACGACACCCCCTGTGGAACGGAATCCAGCGGGATCGAAAAGAACACAGCCATTGATTCTGAATATCAACAGGAATTTGCCGGACCCAGCCATCCGCCTCCCAGTAATCTCCCAAAGGGATGGGCGCCTCTACTTTGTGCAGGACAAGCCCTGAAACTCTGCGTCCAGGAAGGACTTTGCGTCGAAACCGTCAGACAGACTCTTTCGGATGCCCGTGCCATCGTCTTGCATTTTCAGCATGATGCGAATGCTGCCACGGCACTGAGCCAGAAAGCAGAGGCAGTTAACAAAGAATCCACGTGCCTGGTTTTGAACGACCCAGGCCGTTGGACCACTGCCATTGAGATGTGTGAGGGTCTACTTGAGCTCAAATGGGTAATAAGCTCAGTATTAGAAGAGCAAAAGGTAGCGTCAAACCTGGCAGATCACCAGTGGCGTCTTATACACGAACTGGTCCCGGTGCTTAAAACAGTTCGTATTGCAGCATCGTTTTTGAGTGAGGACATCAACGGCCCCATCTCGGCCCTGATGCCGTGTCTTCAAGGAGTATCCAGGCTTCTTGGACAGAAAATAGCAGAGTGCAGCTGTCCTGTAGTGAGAGGAGTTATGGAGAGAATTCGTGCTGGTATGGACAAATGTTGGAGTCTTAGCGATGAAGATGCTCTTTTGGACAGTCCAGCTGTACTCTCTTCGTTTCTGGACCCGCGCTTTAAAGAGTTGCGCTTTCTCAGCCCACACGCCCGCAGCAAGCTGCACGACAAGGTGAAAGAGCTCCTGTCTGTTCAAGCTTACTCAAGCGAAGAAAGGATCCAAAGTGTAGAAATGGAGGAACCTGTTGATGAACAAGATGAACCTGCAGTTTTTGGATTAGATGACCCCTTGCCGATGCCTCCGATAGCTTCTTTGGATTCTCCTGAATCGTGCGGCTCCGCAGATGAAGGTGACGGCTTTGAGCTGCAACCGAGCGAGCCCTCTGTTGCTATATCATCTCCCGAACACGCCAACGATTGCGCGCTTGAGGTCGACTCACCCTTCAAAGCCATCAGCGAAAGTAAAATACCTTCTAGTGGAACCAGGGCGAGATCTCCACTGCGAGGAGATTCGCAGCTTAATTCTCGCGTACGGATGAGTCCTCTACCGCAGAGCATGTATGATATTCTTCTGGGAGAGGACCCAACAGAACGAATGCCCGAGATTCACCAGCAGCTGGAAAATTACATAGCGGAGCCCCTCTGCAGACGCAGCCTCTCGCCTCTGCATTGGTGGCGCAACAAGGAACATCGCTTCCCCGCTGTGGCCAGACTGGCACGAAAATATCTGTCCATACCCGCAACTGCTGTTTCTGCCGATCAGGCCTTTGCCGCCAAGGAATCTCCGGTGACCCAAAGAAGGGCCACTTTGGGATCTAAACACCTTGACCATATTTTATTTCTCCATCAGAACACCGATTATGCAGATCTGTTAAAAGTTGGGCCATCCAGACGAGAAACTGACCAAAGGAACAGTGTCAGTGTAAATCAAAGCAGAGACAGTCTTTACCAGACTCTAGTGTCATATGAAAGTAAAGTTCGTGTGCCTGAGGACTCGTGA
- the znf541 gene encoding uncharacterized protein znf541 encodes MKLFRKGLEDHGKDFHKIHLLLQTKSVAQCVEYYYIMKKLKKFKQCEQGADQKDGEKTPVFQDSQESLPERIKANPRKRNTKGSSVRKWRCPCEEPHFQLIKDKD; translated from the exons ATGAAACTATTCAGGAAAGGTCTTGAAGACCACGGCAAAGACTTTCATAAAATTCATCTtctg TTACAAACTAAATCAGTCGCTCAGTGTGTGGAGTATTACTATATCATGAAGAAGCTGAAAAAGTTCAAGCAATGTGAACAAGGTGCAGATCAAAAAGATGGTGAAAAGACCCCA GTGTTCCAAGATTCCCAAGAGTCACTGCCTGAGAGGATTAAAGCCAACCCAAGAAAGAGAAACACTAAAGGGTCCAGTGTTCGGAAG TGGAGATGTCCATGTGAAGAGCCACACTTCCAGCTCATTAAGGACAAAGACTGA
- the selenow1 gene encoding selenoprotein W, 1, translated as MPVKVHIVYCGGUGYRPKFIKLKTLLEDEFPGDLEITGEGTPSSTGWFEVEVNGTLVHSKKNGDGFCDNDAKKQKIVSAIEKAMGK; from the exons ATGCCTGTCAAAGTGCATATAGTTTACTG TGGTGGATGAGGGTACAGGCCCAAG tTCATCAAACTCAAGACGTTGCTTGAGGATGAATTCCCAGGCGATCTTGAGAta ACCGGTGAGGGCACACCCTCTAGCACAGGGTGGTTTGAGGTGGAGGTAAATGGAACGTTGGTGCACTCAAAGAAG AATGGAGATGGATTTTGTGACAACgatgcaaaaaaacaaaaaattgtgAGTGCCATTGAGAAGGCCATGGGAAAATAA